TGTTGTAGTTCCTGCACTGTAGGATGTGAGCGTAGAATGAGATTAAAACCAAGTGTGTAATTTACTAAGAAAACTTTCTGATTATTTGCAAAGCCTCTGACTTTTGACATTCCTTTTGACCATGAGCATTTATGAATCTTAGCTGCTTCCTTCCCCTTAGCTAGGTCATCATACCTTTTCTGTCCCCTTGTCCTCTTGGCCCTGTGGGACATGACTGAAGAGGTGACAGGGATCAGACAGATGTGTGTACTCCCCCACCAGGGCATGGCTCTCCCATCACGTCCATGCTGTGTCCAACAGAGAACAGTGGAGACAGACACTTCATGAACATGGCTTTATCTACTGTGGcaaaaaataatagtaattattttagtaattatttttaaaaaaaccaaccaaaaccaaacaaccaaaataaGGTCTAAACatgaaaaaaggagaagggatgGTGTTGGAGCCACCAGGTCCCACACGGAGCATCACatctgcctggctccagcccaccctgcccagTTACCTGGCACATGGCGCTGAACCACACCAGGGCCTCCTTGCCTGGCTATTCCCTTTGTGCTTGTCCCTGTGCAAGGCAGCATCCAGCTGACACAGCCTGCTCCCCacacacacccacccacccacccatgAGGAGAAGAAAGCATCAAGCAATGCAGGTGGGCTCAAAGTGCCAATGACGGGCGCCTTGGCATTTAGTAGGAAACAGGGTATCTGTCCAAGTTCTGTGGCAGCAGcatggggagggaagggatataaagagaaaaaaaaaggggcaaaAACTAAAAACAACTAAAAGTGGTGAAGCAGCAGTGGTGGGGGCAGGTTCAGGGGATGCCAAACTGTACAACCAGTTCTTCTTTGGCATCTACACGGATCTGTGAGAGTGCACTGAAGGCATAGGCAGCTATCCAGGACACCTGCAGGCACGAAGACATGTGTCACTGGTGGCTACTGAAACTCCTGGTTAATCCCAAAGAAACTGCTGCAGGAGATTAGCCTCCAGCCCTAAGGCATCCCTAAGCCTGTCCTGGGCTTTGCCCCCACCTCTAACAAGGCCTTAAACCTGACCTAGGCTTTGCCCTCAGCTCTAACAAGttgtgtcagggctctgggcttTACTGCTCCTCCAGGACGAGGATGTGTCTCTGGGGAGCATCGCAAGGGctcagggctcagcccagccctgctcacctgctgcaggtCTGCAAAGGGGACAGGGTCGCTGAGGAGCACTTGGTGCGGTTGGTTAGTCAGAgatggcagcagtgggagcttCTTCCAGTGCTTCAGGTTGTTGCTGAGCATGGCCAGGCGTGTGCTGAGAGGGGAGAGCAGCGAACATCAGTGCCGTGCCAAGACATGggtgtggtattcacatgccctctgaacagagagaaactgtgagacaagcagagaagaaggaaaacacaattcttatctcgcttgctgtgcctgtgttgtgctaaagtagaatgcaacATGGAGATTGTTTTcccaaagtgaggatgtttttttcccttggcctatcagggccaagaagtgtgtgtgtgggactgtcatGGGACAGTCACGAAAGAATCAGAGATGAGTGCGGTTCTGTGCAGTTAtgagcaagagtgagtgcctggcagattcagtttagatacaATGTACATtgtatagtataataaagtcaTTAGCCTTTggatgatggagtcagatgcatcattctctcgCCCCTTAGTCAGAGTTGCTGTTGATTTACAATACATGGGGACATCCAGAAGATGGGTGCTGCACCCCCAGGCACCCAGCACCCCCCgagggagagaaagggagagcaGTGGTGCTGCACTCCCAGCATCCAGCCCTCTtcactccctgcagcaggaggatgaggGAGCTTCCAGCTCTCCCACACAGGCACCTTCCAAGCAGAAGCAGTCACATCCAGCCCCCCACCATCTGTCCCAAGGACTGGGTGAACACAGGAGCCCTttgtcctgggctctgctgcctgcactgccaTCAGCCTTCCCTGAGCAGGCTGCACCCTGCTCTCTGAGATGAGGCAGCCCTTCTACATGCCGAGTTCACTCCCCCAGGCCAAAACCCCTGGGAcctgcccagggacacacacagctgTGAAGGGCTGCAGGCACCCCAGGGGAGAAGTGCAGCTCCCACCTGTactgcctggctctgtccatGTACTCATGCTGCTCCATGCCCTGGGAATCTGCTGCCGACACGTCGATGATGTTGCTGCAGAGACACGAGACAGGGGTTCCCACTGGAGTTCCCTCCCCATCTCAGAGCATCCTCTGACCATGCAGACAAAGTCCATCACCCGccagcaccccaaaacaaacatcTCCAGGTCAGACTGGCCCAATGAATGCTGCCAGCTGGCCACAagtgtgccaggctgggctggctgtttGCCAGGAAGGAAATGCCGGGGACTGTTTGCCCACAGCTggcctggggcagagggaggcaggcagagg
The sequence above is a segment of the Haemorhous mexicanus isolate bHaeMex1 chromosome 2, bHaeMex1.pri, whole genome shotgun sequence genome. Coding sequences within it:
- the LOC132339743 gene encoding ragulator complex protein LAMTOR1-like, whose protein sequence is MGLQQGPGQVPRSSVSPGLDGEGTPVGTPVSCLCSNIIDVSAADSQGMEQHEYMDRARQYSTRLAMLSNNLKHWKKLPLLPSLTNQPHQVLLSDPVPFADLQQVSWIAAYAFSALSQIRVDAKEELVVQFGIP